The sequence below is a genomic window from Lytechinus pictus isolate F3 Inbred chromosome 6, Lp3.0, whole genome shotgun sequence.
caaaatctgaaatcatgCCCTAATACGAGAAAGTAACCAAGACAGCAACTACACTTAAgatattaaaattttgacataatgaaTTTACTAAATCTTGACAGATTTTTCAAGTCTTTTGTATTTCGCATATTAAACAGCTTGTGCATTTTAATCACGTTCGGTCTGACAAAATAATACCCTCTAATTAAAGCTTTCCTTTCACTTTCAAAAGCAGGACAATTAAACACATAATGAAACTCGTCACCTGGCTCATGCGAGTCACATAGAGTACAAGTTTGCAAACCTTGATTAGGCAGGTAACGACCATTAGCAATTGGCAATCTATGATTTCCACAACGATATTTACAGAGTTCAATCCTATCTGCAAAATCTAATTTCACTAAATAGTTCTCAAACCCAAAATCTTGTTTGAATATCCTATAATTCATGCACAAACGGTTTCTATTAATTTCAGTATTCAATTCCTGTTTAGCAATATCATCCAATCTGAGACTCACAGTTGACTTAACCCACTTAAcgtaaacaaacgtagacgtagactcttcactagtcgctttgtggctatttttgcggaaaatgccttcgccagggtgtaaaacggaaacgcgcctCCCGcgcgcggggggggggcacttccattcacgagtggataccatgcgcgaccatggggtcttgaaaagcaccctaaacacgtaatttccatattctgaaaatgcacctcttaacaagtattggcgtgtgaaaccctacccttaacaagtattggaaacaaaaccatactcttggcaaatattccctgaaatgaacccctaaacaagtacatgaatgttttattgttacgggtccttcggtcgtcggctttagtctggtctgttagcgaaattatgtggacacggtggacaaaagcgtgatttttttctccagacctttgtttacgtataagaattaagaatggggtatgctccaaaaaatctggctgcaggaacagagaaaaatgggtgaaaatgtcagaatttatgagtttagattaattagtctgatatatagactatgTATTATGACTAGgaactgaaccccccccccccgaaaaaatagggggctgatatattttttgagcagaaaattcccccccccccccccttaaaaggtaagaagagtcctttgcacttcagaccattcatttgaagtttaatgcattctcatttgataaaaaaaaatgtttacggTACCCAATTaaccattgtttatttatattctcctactcagtcttttattcatattcatattccgttcctactctttctttttaactttcacatcactcttgattttgagcttcaccataccatctcCTTCTGTTTCATCTCTCTatccaagtatattttttctgacatattttaaagtgtacctttaatcgtgcaactaattatagaaatataaatatatacaaaaatctctgcacttgttttagaaattcacttgcaaatccatgactcaataacataccatatcaaaaatatacatatgtgcACAATAGAATTTAgccttatattttctttcatttaattttcttcagTATATTTCTGTGATAGCCCCTGCTTTATACATCATACATCTCccattgtcaaaaaatgaatattatgtttcagtagcaaaatttTTGGATGCAAACTCTGACTGTCataaaaacaaatgcaaataattttccattggagtaaagacaaacttataagggatatgactagaatataattatatgtcgagaaacttttatttctctacatataattatattctagtcatatccctttcagatggtggtaacagcaggaatgggaaaactcagtgatataatataaaactaaaattttcacagaggattttcggaaaaTAACTACATCCATTTTTgtcaagcaacagttattccattctgaatgctgcaaccttgttaatatgaatttgatgtacctttaccaaaatataatatcatgagtcatttcttcaattctttaaactagaaattaaatattgctaatagtatcgacagagtgtagccaaaatggagtttaaaagattatgaagaaaaaaaaataaatttcatggtattatatttcggtgtcggtgtaagcattcaaaatggaataatttttgctagaaaataatgaattaaaatagcaaaaaaaatgtacttagaaAGGGAgacaaagaggggggggggaagagaggaaacaaaacaagaaggtatggTAAAGCTCAAAAGTGCAAAGAGTGATGAAAGACAGTCAGAGTaggaactgaaatgaacaaagactgaGTAGAAGAAGATATAATAACACATTGATTAATTGGACACCggaaaccattttttttaaagcagaatgttttaggctttaaattaatacgctgaagtgtaaaggatttttctccccccccccttttttttttttttgggggggggttaagttcctagtcgtaataatttccttttactctttatgtggcaattttctaaagccccccccccaaaaaaaaaaaatggaaggagtgtttttttttagtgtttaaagggatggtccgggctgaaaatatttatatcttaatacatagagtagaattcactgagcaaaatgccgaaaatttcatcaaaatcggataacaaataataaagttattgaagtttaaagtttatcaatattttgtgaaaacagtcgtcatgaatattcattaggtgggctgatgatgtcacatctccactttctgttttcttatgttattacataaaataataattttttcattatttcatacttgtgcgaataatatgtctcccttataatgaaatcagttgcagcaataaatatctaatgcactaaatcagttgtcaatccaatttttctagttcttggaggaaaaaaattgaataaacctaatttcatataataaaatacaaaagaacaagtggagatgtgacatcatcaacccacgtaatgaatattcatgacgactgttttcacaaaatattgctaaactttaaaattcaataactttgttatttgttatccgattgcgatgaaattttcagcattttgctcagtgaattctactctatttattaagctataaatactttcagcctggaccatccctttaagttccTAATGGTCATGGCCTTTAACattctatattattatgttgtcagtttttaaggaccttCTCCGCCCCCCCAAAAGaacctataaatattattgaaggtgattaataccctgcGCTATTATATGACGTTATAAAGGGgtatccaacccaaataaacacttgttttagaggaaaatgaaaaatcagacaCGTTTACaggtcaaagtttgaacaatatcggacaaaccataagaaagttgtgaatatataaaagttgtcaacattggtaatcactatacctatGAAGACTTTAAATTgaccgcatatgtgatgtcatagtgatgtaaggcaaggaccactcttccatgtactggaataattaattggctaaaatctcttttttttcaaaagttttacttcaaattatatctcGCTCATGAGGACATTATACTACCGGGTTTATATTACAGCCCCAATGGAATAGggatttaggagaaaaccaaaaatcctAATAATTAAGTACTAGtcttatgggaaagttgtccttgcggcctcaccccttgtcataatttacttacccagttgccaatttgaattctacatactagtagccttagggatcttaattttaaagcagccataactttattttgcttgtccgatttctttcaaactttcaccattcttatttttctccttttccaggCACACAAcattatgaccaaggctggattcccttttaccactgaatatgaatctttacacaaaatgaatatttgtgtcaacttttatgagcacaggctgaaaactgagaagtagattgatccacaatgagttttccccatatttctggctatatgtggttaccaaggcaatgcactctctgacaaatgcaaaaaaaaaaggttcttgcacatctttacctcaaggccaatgtgtgagccataattatttcatgagaattgtttcaaaacaaaaaaactgaagaagtagttcaaatgcaaggtttttacctaaattttgccatatgatatgttgttcccatggcaacacaatttctgaaacacacacaaaaagtgccttgtacatctttacttcaataccaatgtgtgtgccaaatttcatgagaattgatagaaaactgatgaagcagtttgaattgtaagttttttttcccaattttcaccaaatgatatgttgtaaccatggcaacaagatttctgaCAGACACACAAatatgtgtcttagacatcttcacctcaagaccaatgtgtgcgccaatttcatgagaatcggatgaaaacagaggaagtaattctaactgcaagatttttaccttatttttgccataatacagtTACACCacgaccaaaatatgtacatacacaccaacattcaaccccctccaccgccacccttGGGCTTGGTTatcatctgcattcagatatttggtgcattgagatgcgaggacaaacagaagatctgttcaaaaagggtctgaattcaagaacaaATCCAAgtcaaaataatgcactgctgttgagttttgcactagcgctagtctatatatcagactaattaatctaaactcataaattctgacattttcacccattttttcactgttcctgcagccagattttttggagcataccccatttttaattcttatacatgaACAAAGGTctagagaaaaaatcatgcttttgtccaccgtgtccacaagtagggcaTTTTTtacgctaacagaccggactactttaccttatttggtgtAGTACAACCcaaccttctacacctcgcgcaaattggactctaaacacgaaggacatcctttataaaacattttaattttgttttatcatccccgcaaattcgaccctaaacacgtaattgccctagcgaaatagacacccttttttcattatttttgtgtttttgacacccttatcacgttacgtacgtaacgtgccctatcgtgaaaaagacatcctttttacgtgtttttttggtcgcgcatggtatccactcatcaatgtaagtggcccccccagGTATACAGCACTTTTCCCATAACAGCTCAAACCGCTTTATTgcatatcattaccccggtcattggattaaTTTCAATCCCACGTGAAAAGTGCACGATTTCCTTTCACTGGAGGGCATTCCTTGccttcatcgcagcctcataatggcgctggcaaattcaaacatacaataatttccttcagcaagaaatttatcctcgttgtgctgcactcaacccaggtgaggtgaatgaggaacccggtaggaagaaattattTGAATGCTTGGGCCCCTAGGCAGCCCAGGTAAAGGCAGccggagtaataataatagcagggctcACTGTGAGAACAGTTTCAGAACTGAAGTCGCTTctctgggtaaatatacctgtattattattattataaattttgcaTCCTATCAGGTACgggtcattccatgccaattcacccaatgaatgtgcaattttgcaccctACCCTCTCGGAATTCgttgtaaattggtacacataaaattcacaatggcccacgcacaaaacaaaacaaaaataattccaattggtccgtcggttctcgcgctacggcccgcccttttctccttgttttgacaaaaatgggcgtgaccttcaacttccaatggccactgcgtcgtaacatgttcaccaattttcatgaaactggtaccatttattaggaaatttagagaggaatccaaaacatgcatcaaataatgtattggagcgatttataaggtcgtgacctttgacctttacttttgaccttgagtttgacccccggacaaataattttttaacttgattttcttGTATGTCaattattagtatgatattgacaaaatatgttaaaatcaatgatgatattttatttcttcaccttttagaactcttccaaagataccatgaaatttcactctagtcctacatactgatattcatgttagtaaaagtgtttaccagttacatgatttcttccaatcttaagttacagtatgcatgcacatgaaaggaaattaagctcatcagttcacaaatgaaacatgaaacattaatgctcatgaataggtatctgtttaggcattttgatgttcagcaatatatatcatatatatatatattcttgttagtaaagtgtttacttttatgggagccttaaaggggaatccagcctcggccataaaatgttgtgttgggaaggagaaaaatagattaaacagaatggtgaaagtttgaaagaaatcggacaagctataagaaagttatagctgctttaaaattgagatcactaatactatgtagatttcaaattggcaactgggtaagtaaaatatgacaaggggcaaggacaactttcccataggccatgtactttattatcagggatttgtggttttctcctaagtacccattcacctggggcagtaatctaaatataacccaggtagtatattgtttttatgtcctcatgaaagaaaaatataatttgaaataaaacttttaggaaaaatgacattttagccatatgtattggagtacatggaagagtagtccttgccttacatcactatgacatcccatatgcggctaatttgaagtctccatgggtatagtgattaccaatatttacaacttttaaaaattcataactttcttgttgtttgtccaatattgttcaaactttcacctatcaacttgtctgatttttcttttccttataaaaacaagtttttatttgggttggattcccctttaaataggcatatactcaacaatttgatgataaaagtaaacacctgtgttgattttttttatgctttGTGAGATGGTGGGGTCGATTGGATTAttttaccacattgatcacataccTAGGGCGTCTCCCGTTGTAtggatttgtttatgttttgcgAGATTACTATATTGAGTAAATGCCTTATAACAATAATGACATACGTACGGTTTCTCCCCTGTATGGATTTGCTTATGTCTAGTGAGATGGCTTAATCGAGTAAATGCTTTACtacattgatcacatacatacGGCTTCTCACCGGTATGGATCCGTTTATGTTCTGTGAGATGATGTTCtgatttaaatgccttaccacattgatcacatgcATAGGGCCTTTCATCGGTATGGATTTGTTTATGTCTTATGagactttgttttttattaaatgccttaccacattgatcacatacataaggtttctcacctgtatggattcgTTTATGTGCTGTGAGATTAGATTGTCGAGCAtatgccttaccacattgatcacacacACAGGGCTTCTCACCGGTATGGATTCGTTTATGTCTCGTGAGATCACCAGATTGACTAAATGCTTTACtacatttatcacatacaaaGGGCTTTTCTCCTGTATGGATTAGTTTATGTGCTGTTAGATCATAAGATCTCGTAAATGCCCTTCCACATGgatcacatacatagggctTGTCACCTATATGGATATGCTCATGAATTCTGAGATTCCATTTGTATCTAAATGCCTTATCACATTGATCACACACATAGGGCTTCTCACCAGTATGGATTAGTTTATGTCTTGTGAGACCATTAGATTTACTAAATGCTTTACtacatttatcacatacaaaGGGCTTTTCACCTGTATGGATCCGTTTATGTTCTATGAGATGATGTTCTAATTTAAAcaccttaccacattgatcacatataTACGGTTTCTCACCAGTATGGATTCGTTTATGTATAGTGAGAGCCTTTAATCGAGTAAATGCCTTGCCACATTGATCACACACACAGGGCTTCTCACCGGTATGGATTCGTTTATGTCTCGTGAGATCACCAGATTGACTAAATGCTTTACtacatttatcacatacaaaGGGCTTTTCACCTGTATGGATCCGTTTATGTTCTATGAGATGATGTTCTAATTTAAAtcccttaccacattgatcgcATACATAGGGCCTTTCACCGGTATGGATTAGTTTATGTCTTGTGAGATCATAAGATAGACTAAAtcccttaccacattgatcgcATACATAGGGCCTTTCACCGGTATGGATTTGTTTATGTCTAGTGAGATGATGTTCTAATTTAAATGCCTCACCgcattgatcacatacatacagtttctcacctgtatggattcgTTTATGTCTTATGAGACTCTGTTTTTTATTAAATGCTtcaccacattgatcacatacatacggtttctcacctgtatggattcgTTTATGTCTTATGAGACTCTGTTTTTtattaaatgccttaccacattgatcacatacagAGGGCTTCTCATCATCAATTACTTTATGGCATGATGCAAAATATGAATCAATACTGGACTTACACTCAAGTATCATATTTACTTCACTTCCTTCttttaaaatccccatttcaccAAGTTCAAAGTCATTAGATTTACAGGGAGGTCTTTGTATTTCTCCATCAACAAACTGTAGAATGCCCTCCTGCGACCGCATGTAGATACCACGTATTCCATGTTTGTACTTGAGATGCCTTGCTAAGATGAGAGGAATGGCATAGAATGATCCACAGTACTCACATCGGTAGATCCCAGAATCTATTGGAAAAGAAATTTACATTGTCATATTATCATTAAATGATTCAGAGATTATATTAGGCCCGTAAAGACTGAAACATGATCGAAAAAGAACATGGAAGGCAAAAAAAATGACTTCAGTGTAAAACAtacatggcccgtattctgatagcaggtttaacttaaactctggtttaaagttgtggtttaagtatggagagccaattgttacataaatcactaacagtagagatatcatacttcagctcatttggctctcaaatcattcataattgtctaggaagtataaatagatgattgtcttcaccatcatgaatcaggaaagagcacagtaaacataagaaacatacaacttaataaaaattttgatacttttggcttcccatacttaaaccacaactttaaacctgagtttaagttaaacctgctatcagaatacgggccatgggGAGTCTTAGGATGACAGTCGCATCGTTTGCATGCAGATACATTGCCAAGTGGCTTGTTCCAAATCAACATATAACTCGGGATGACATGATATATCATCCATGACTAGACAAGCCTTACAttgtataacatgtacatggaaGCAAGGGTTAAAGTTCAGCAACCAAGACAACTGCCCCTACCCCTATACTTTTCAAGtagtgaaagggggggggggtgtggatAACCaaaaggagagaagaaaatCAGAGATGTATAGATTATGTCAAGAAAATAAGACCATAAGCATTTATAAGTTTTAAAACAGAATGACTGTAGAGCTTTATTCTACATTATCCATCGGCGTAAAATGTGCCTATATTAATATGGACAGATGTTTGTTGACTGTGTCTGTATGTGGCATTTATGTCCTTCATGTATACACTAGTGTTAGTATATAGATTAACATAAACTTTAAATTCCAGTATACGGTCCTTAAGAGTGAAGAAAGAAGgtactatttctctctttttaggTAGTTTCCAACTATATCAAGATACCCTACAGAATTGAGATGGGAATGTAATTGATGTACAGAATTTTTAGGGAAGATCTATTTATTTCTTCACTGGTTAAACATAACCACCCATAAAAAAAGAGGTCAAATacatattgttttttctttatttacctGAGCCCTTTCTTTCCTGCCAATCATCTCCTTCCTCCACTTTTGAACAAGATGGTTCGGATTGCTTGGGGGTCTGGTCTCCCCCTGGAGCTACTTCTGTCAAGGTCTGTTCAGTCTCCAGATCACATGACTTTGTTTTGAGATCACCTGATTGCTTGGGAGTCTGGTCTCCCCCTAGAGCAACTTCTGTCAAGGTCTGTTCAGTCTCCAGATCACATGACTTTGTTTTGAGATCACCTGATTGCTTGGGGGTCTGGTCGCCCGCTGAAGCTACTTCTGTCAAGGTTTGTTCTCTCTTCTGATCACATGACTGAGTGTTGAGATCCCCTGATTGCTTGGGAATCTGGTCTCCCCCTGGAGCAACTTCTGTCAAAGTTTGTTCAATCTTCAGATCACATGACTGAGTG
It includes:
- the LOC129263312 gene encoding zinc finger protein 93-like isoform X1; amino-acid sequence: MFMQRHQEIKIEIKEENDSEDEEMMLEPFQVPVEDEKPDHIKENKLQEESPNHVTIKVEIEYDDDGNLLNAHEIEGEGIIALLAIEDYDEAIQTQINPTSSGDQRSGDLNTQSCDQETEQTLTEVAPGGNQTPKQSGDLNTQSCDLKIEQTLTEVALGGDQIPKQSGDLNTQSCDLKIEQTLTEVAPGGDQIPKQSGDLNTQSCDQKREQTLTEVASAGDQTPKQSGDLKTKSCDLETEQTLTEVALGGDQTPKQSGDLKTKSCDLETEQTLTEVAPGGDQTPKQSEPSCSKVEEGDDWQERKGSDSGIYRCEYCGSFYAIPLILARHLKYKHGIRGIYMRSQEGILQFVDGEIQRPPCKSNDFELGEMGILKEGSEVNMILECKSSIDSYFASCHKVIDDEKPSVCDQCGKAFNKKQSLIRHKRIHTGEKPYVCDQCGEAFNKKQSLIRHKRIHTGEKLYVCDQCGEAFKLEHHLTRHKQIHTGERPYVCDQCGKGFSLSYDLTRHKLIHTGERPYVCDQCGKGFKLEHHLIEHKRIHTGEKPFVCDKCSKAFSQSGDLTRHKRIHTGEKPCVCDQCGKAFTRLKALTIHKRIHTGEKPYICDQCGKVFKLEHHLIEHKRIHTGEKPFVCDKCSKAFSKSNGLTRHKLIHTGEKPYVCDQCDKAFRYKWNLRIHEHIHIGDKPYVCDPCGRAFTRSYDLTAHKLIHTGEKPFVCDKCSKAFSQSGDLTRHKRIHTGEKPCVCDQCGKAYARQSNLTAHKRIHTGEKPYVCDQCGKAFNKKQSLIRHKQIHTDERPYACDQCGKAFKSEHHLTEHKRIHTGEKPYVCDQCSKAFTRLSHLTRHKQIHTGEKPYVCHYCYKAFTQYSNLAKHKQIHTTGDALGM
- the LOC129263312 gene encoding zinc finger protein 93-like isoform X2, which encodes MFMQRHQEIKIEIKEENDSEDEEMMLEPFQVPVEDEKPDHIKENKLQEESPNHVTIKVEIEYDDDGNLLNAHEIEGEGIIALLAIEDYDEAIQTQINPTSSGDQRSGDLNTQSCDQETEQTLTEVAPGGNQTPKQSGDLNTQSCDLKIEQTLTEVALGGDQIPKQSGDLNTQSCDLKIEQTLTEVAPGGDQIPKQSGDLNTQSCDQKREQTLTEVASAGDQTPKQSGDLKTKSCDLETEQTLTEVALGGDQTPKQSGDLKTKSCDLETEQTLTEVAPGGDQTPKQSEPSCSKVEEGDDWQERKGSDSGIYRCEYCGSFYAIPLILARHLKYKHGIRGIYMRSQEGILQFVDGEIQRPPCKSNDFELGEMGILKEGSEVNMILECKSSIDSYFASCHKVIDDEKPSVCDQCGKAFNKKQSLIRHKRIHTGEKLYVCDQCGEAFKLEHHLTRHKQIHTGERPYVCDQCGKGFSLSYDLTRHKLIHTGERPYVCDQCGKGFKLEHHLIEHKRIHTGEKPFVCDKCSKAFSQSGDLTRHKRIHTGEKPCVCDQCGKAFTRLKALTIHKRIHTGEKPYICDQCGKVFKLEHHLIEHKRIHTGEKPFVCDKCSKAFSKSNGLTRHKLIHTGEKPYVCDQCDKAFRYKWNLRIHEHIHIGDKPYVCDPCGRAFTRSYDLTAHKLIHTGEKPFVCDKCSKAFSQSGDLTRHKRIHTGEKPCVCDQCGKAYARQSNLTAHKRIHTGEKPYVCDQCGKAFNKKQSLIRHKQIHTDERPYACDQCGKAFKSEHHLTEHKRIHTGEKPYVCDQCSKAFTRLSHLTRHKQIHTGEKPYVCHYCYKAFTQYSNLAKHKQIHTTGDALGM